The following proteins are co-located in the Silene latifolia isolate original U9 population chromosome 1, ASM4854445v1, whole genome shotgun sequence genome:
- the LOC141655601 gene encoding uncharacterized protein LOC141655601: MTDANQANVSELVDGLDELVMNTQEEGLIASALDPYLSMDFDNPNFLQQLREALKNVQERDDRWQPRRFERVAEPFKVNELPEFVGGADPDAYLEWERKIDRMFDFKELDDEKRCKYAILKLSKGASLWFEGLKAKRVRAGKEKIDSWESLKRKLRKRYVPTTHRLATYRKIADLRQGRLSVSEYIDEFENLCLMGELEEVEEQKMSRFLRGLNYNIASSIELYPYSDFDTLCGLCLKVESQGKSKYGGGSSSDSGKNKSWTKTETNPKTETPSSSFVSPSKATASSNATPRTTAKETNLSKVRCFKCQGFSHYQSTCPNKRVVTLREAVECRDELLAEEEQLGELFNFNEGEEEDELVEDYEAPIYDTNLVLRTLQVKTLPTDSEQRNQLFHTKCRVNDKWCSLIIDGGSCTNAASTEMVSKLGLVTTKHPHPYALHWLDDGSSVKVTKQARVGLVMGSYVDEVLCDVIPMDACHILLGRPWQYDRDVLHRGRSNEYELKDKGKRIVLKPMSPQAVRALGSKPKAKAHAAMLIGERDVEHAIDDGEQSLGMCFPMNYPFGLPPLRGIEHQIDLIPGSTLPNKAAYRCNPEETKELQRQIDELMERGYVRESMSPCAVPVLLVPKKVVHGVCVLIAGLTITSPITECLKKGGFERGVAAKQAFELIKERLCTAPILALPDFSQPFEVECDASGVGIGAVLIQGKRPIAYFSEKLGGTRLNYCTYDKEFYAIVRALDHWSHYLRPNHFILHSDHESLKYINGPQKLNHRHAKWVEFLQSFHFSSKYKDGKSNVVADALSRRYTLLSTLDVRLLGFETLKDYYVEDGDFGAIYLECKSGAKGEYLIQDGFLFKGNRLCVPKHPIRELLVREAHGGGLAGHFGVAKTVEILQEHFLWPRLQKDVHNVVGKCVTCQVSKSKFKPGEYTPLPIPVRPWDDVSMDFIVALPCTQRGKDAIMVVVDRFSKIAHFVACHKTDDASNVADLYYREIVRLHGIPKTVVSDRHSKFLSYFWNTLWRKVGTKLLFSTSHHPQTDGQTEVTNRTLGTLLCGLVSKTQKNWDLKLSHAEFAYNRSPTHATGHSPFEIVYGINPYLPLDLIPLPKDELVHKDAESKLKAMLRLHEQVRARIEAVNAAYKRKSSKSKKPRVFEVGDLVWVHLRKERFPSKRKNKLMPRAEGPYKIVGRVNNNAYKVELPGDYGVHATFNVGDLSPYLDDDGLAELRSIPFQGGGDDANQAKDQANVSELVDGLDELVMNTQEEGLMLVRKFQPLSYNFPSLVNLLSVEFKS, from the exons ATGACTGATGCGAACCAAGCTAATGTCTCGGAGTTAGTTGATGGGCTGGACGAGTTGGTTATGAACACTCAAGAGGAGGGTCTGAT agcttcggctcttgatccttATTTATCGATGGATTTTGATAATCCTAACTTTTTGCAGCAACTTCGTGAGGCCTTGAAAAACGTGCAAGAAAGGGATGATAGGTGGCAACCAAGGCGTTTTGAAAGGGTGGCTGAACCATTCAAGGTGAACGAACTACCTGAGTTCGTTGGAGGGGCTGATCCCGATGCCTATTTGGAGTGGGAACGGAAGATAGATCGTATGTTTGATTTCAAGGAATTGGATGATGAGAAAAGATGCAAATATGCAATTCTGAAGTTAAGCAAGGGAGCATCTCTTTGGTTTGAAGGATTGAAGGCCAAGAGGGTGCGCGCGGGGAAAGAAAAGATTGATTCTTGGGAGTCTCTGAAACGTAAACTTCGTAAAAGGTATGTGCCAACGACCCATAGGTTAGCTACATATCGTAAGATTGCTGATTTGAGACAAGGAAGATTAAGTGTTAGTGAATATATTGATGAATTTGAAAACTTATGTTTGATGGGTGAATTAGAGGAAGTAGAAGAACAGAAAATGTCGAGATTTTTGCGtggattgaattataatattgctAGTTCCATTGAGTTATACCCATATTCTGATTTTGATACTCTTTGTGGTCTTTGTTTGAAAGTGGAGTCACAAGGGAAGTCTAAATATGGGGGAGGGTCGAGTTCAGATTCGGGAAAGAACAAATCATGGACCAAAACTGAAACAAACCCCAAAACCGAAACACCTAGTAGCTCATTTGTGAGTCCTAGCAAAGCCACGGCATCTTCAAATGCTACCCCTAGGACCACGGCCAAAGAAACTAATCTGTCCAAAGTTCGTTGTTTCAAATGTCAAGGTTTCAGTCATTACCAAAGTACGTGTCCAAACAAAAGAGTCGTGACCTTGAGAGAGGCGGTAGAATGTAGGGACGAGTTGTTGGCCGAGGAAGAACAGTTGGGTGAACTGTTTAATTTCAATGAAGGTGAGGAAGAGGACGAGTTAGTAGAGGACTATGAGGCACCAATTTACGACACTAATCTGGTTTTGCGAACCTTGCAAGTAAAGACTTTACCTACTGATTCGGAACAAAGAAATCAATTATTTCATACCAAGTGTCGGGTAAATGATAAGTGGTGTAGTCTAATTATCGATGGGGGTAGTTGTACCAACGCGGCCTCCACTGAAATGGTGTCAAAATTGGGTCTTGTGACTACTAAACATCCACACCCATATGCATTACATTGGCTAGATGATGGTAGTAGCGTTAAGGTGACAAAACAGGCCCGGGTTGGTTTGGTTATGGGTTCCTATGTCGATGAGGTGTTGTGTGACGTTATtcccatggatgcttgtcatatttTGTTGGGTCGACCATGGCAATATGACCGGGATGTATTGCATAGAGGGAGGAGTAATGAGTATGAGTTGAAGGACAAGGGGAAACGAATTGTGCTTAAACCAATGTCGCCACAAGCTGTCCGTGCTTTGGGTTCAAAACCGAAAGCAAAAGCCCATGCTGCTATGTTGATTGGAGAGCGGGATGTGGAGCATGCCATTGATGATGGAGaacaa AGTTTGGGGATGTGTTTCCCGATGAATTACCCATTTGGATTGCCTCCTCTTCGAGgcattgaacatcaaattgatCTTATTCCGGGCTCAACCCTTCCAAATAAGGCTGCTTATCGATGTAATCCGGAAGAAACAAAAGAACTCCAAAGGCAAATTGATGAATTAATGGAGAGGGGCTATGTGCGTGAGAGTATGAGTCCGTGTGCTGTTCCGGTGTTGCTCGTACCAAAGAAGGTGGTTCATGGCGTATGTGTGTTGATAGCCGGGCT CACCATAACCAGCCCTATTACGGAGTGTTTGAAGAAGGGCGGGTTTGAACGGGGTGTGGCTGCTAAACAAGCTTTTGAATTGATTAAGGAACGGTTGTGTACCGCTCCTATCTTGGCGTTACCTGATTTTTCTCAACCATTCGAAGTTGAGTGCGATGCTAGTGGCGTAGGTATAGGTGCTGTTTTGATTCAAGGGAAAAGACCTATAGCCTATTTTTCAGAGAAGTTGGGTGGAACTCGATTGAATTATTGCACTTATGATAAAGAATTTTATGCTATTGTCCGGGCTCTTGATCATTGGAGTCACTATCTCCGTCCTAACCATTTTATATTGCATTCCGATCATGAATCTTTGAAGTATATTAATGGGCCGCAGAAGTTGAATCATAGGCATGCAAAATGGGTTGAATTCTTACAATCATTTCACTTTTCATCCAAATACAAAGATGGGAAGAGTAATGTTGTAGCCGATGCTTTATCTCGTCGATATACTTTGCTGTCCACGCTTGATGTTCGCCTCTTGGGATTTGAAACTTTGAAAGATTACTATGTTGAAGATGGAGATTTTGGTGCAATATATCTTGAGTGCAAATCAGGAGCTAAGGGAGAGTATTTGATCCAAGACGGTTTTCTTTTTAAAGGAAATCGACTTTGTGTTCCTAAGCATCCTATTCGGGAACTACTTGTAAGGGAGGCTCACGGTGGAGGATTGGCTGGCCATTTCGGAGTGGCAAAAACCGTGGAGATTTTGCAAGAACATTTCTTATGGCCACGATTGCAAAAAGATGTTCATAATGTCGTGGGTAAGTGTGTTACTTGTCAAGTATCGAAGAGCAAGTTCAAACCGGGCGAGTATACTCCTTTGCCAATTCCGGTCAGGCCGTGGGATGATgtttcaatggatttcattgttgctttgcCATGCACTCAACGTGGTAAGGATGCTATCATGGTGGTGGTTGATCGTTTTTCCAAGATAGCTCATTTTGTTGCTTGCCATAAAACCGATGATGCTTCTAATGTGGCTGATTTATACTATCGAGAAATTGTGAGGTTGCATGGCATTCCAAAGACTGTTGTGTCGGATCGGCATTCTAAATTCTTGAGCTACTTTTGGAATACATTATGGAGGAAAGTGGGTACAAAGTTGCTGTTTAGTAcctctcaccatcctcaaacGGATGGGCAAACCGAGGTCACCAATCGTACTTTGGGAACTTTGTTGTGTGGGCTTGTAAGCAAGACACAAAAGAATTGGGATCTCAAGCTTTCTCATGCCGAATTTGCTTATAACAGGTCGCCTACTCATGCTACGGGTCATTCACCGTTTGAAATTGTATACGGTATTAATCCTTATCTTCCTTTGGATTTAATTCCGTTGCCTAAAGATGAGTTGGTGCATAAGGATGCCGAGTCCAAGTTGAAAGCAATGTTGAGACTCCATGAGCAAGTACGTGCAAGAATTGAAGCCGTGAATGCAGCCTATAAACGCAAGTCAAGCAAGAGTAAGAAGCCAAGGGTGTTTGAGGTTGGAGACTTGGTTTGGGTGCACTTGAGAAAGGAGCGTTTTCCTAGCAAACGAAAGAATAAACTCATGCCTAGAGCGGAAGGTCCTTACAAGATTGTGGGTCGAGTGAACAACAATGCTTACAAGGTTGAACTTCCCGGTGATTATGGTGTTCACGCCACTTTTAATGTTGGTGATCTCTCTCCTTATTTGGATGATGATGGCCTAgctgaattgaggtcaattccttttcaagggggaggggatgatgcgaACCAAGCTAAGGACCAAGCTAATGTCTCGGAGTTAGTTGATGGGCTGGACGAGTTGGTTATGAACACTCAAGAGGAGGGTCTGATGTTGGTCCGTAAGTTTCAGCCTTTAAGCTACAATTTTCCTTCTCTTGTTAATTTGCTAAGTGTAGAATTTAAGAGCTGA